The Thermobispora bispora DSM 43833 genome window below encodes:
- the ctaD gene encoding cytochrome c oxidase subunit I, producing MTAIQEPVGIAARPYTKGRAIAKWLSSTDHKVIGHLYLISAFILFLIGGLMALVMRLELARPGLQFVSNEQFNQLFTMHGTIMLLLVGMPLVTGFANELVPLQIGAPDVAFPRLNMVSYWLFLFGSLIVVFSLFTPRGAPSFGWTIYIPLSNTTYSPGIGGDLWIMGVVLSGLGSILSSVNFITTIITMRAPGMTMFRMPIFTWNILVVSVLILLVFPPLAATLLAIEADRKLGTQIFHSDYGGPIMFQHLFWFFGHPEVYILALPFFGIITEIIPVFSRKPIFGYIGLVGATIAIMALSMAVWAHHMFVTGQVLLPFFALLTFLIAVPTGVKFFNWIGTMWRGHLSFETPMLFAVGFLVTFLFGGLTGVILASPPLDFHTSDTYFVVAHFHYTLFGSMIFATFGGIYFWWPKITGRMLDERLGKIHFWTLLIGFNMTFLVQHWLGVAGFPRRYADYAATDGFTRLNEISTAGAILLGISTLPFMYNMWRTWRKAPKVTVNDPWGYGCSLEWATSCPPPRHNFTSLPPIRSERPAFDLKFPYLSAKPAVEEAGAAKQGLEEGSR from the coding sequence GTGACCGCCATCCAGGAGCCGGTCGGCATCGCGGCCCGACCGTATACCAAGGGCAGGGCCATCGCGAAATGGCTATCGAGCACCGATCACAAGGTGATCGGGCACCTCTACCTGATCTCGGCCTTCATCTTGTTCCTGATCGGCGGCCTCATGGCGCTGGTCATGCGCCTGGAGCTCGCCCGGCCGGGGCTGCAGTTCGTGTCGAACGAGCAGTTCAACCAGCTCTTCACCATGCACGGCACGATCATGCTGCTGCTGGTGGGCATGCCGCTGGTCACCGGCTTCGCCAACGAGCTGGTTCCGCTGCAGATCGGCGCGCCTGACGTCGCGTTCCCGCGGCTGAACATGGTGAGCTACTGGCTGTTCCTCTTCGGCAGCCTGATCGTGGTGTTCAGCCTCTTCACCCCCAGAGGCGCCCCCTCGTTCGGGTGGACGATCTACATCCCGCTGTCCAACACGACCTACTCGCCCGGCATCGGTGGCGACCTGTGGATCATGGGCGTGGTCCTCTCCGGCCTCGGCTCGATCCTCAGCTCGGTGAACTTCATCACCACGATCATCACCATGCGGGCGCCCGGGATGACCATGTTCCGGATGCCCATCTTCACGTGGAACATACTGGTCGTCAGCGTGCTGATCCTGCTCGTCTTCCCGCCGCTGGCGGCCACGCTGCTGGCGATCGAGGCCGACCGCAAGCTCGGCACGCAGATCTTCCACTCCGACTACGGCGGCCCGATCATGTTCCAGCACCTGTTCTGGTTCTTTGGGCACCCCGAGGTCTACATACTGGCGCTGCCGTTCTTCGGCATCATCACCGAGATCATCCCGGTGTTCAGCCGTAAGCCGATCTTCGGCTACATCGGCCTGGTCGGCGCGACGATCGCCATCATGGCCCTCTCCATGGCGGTGTGGGCGCACCACATGTTCGTCACCGGGCAGGTGCTGCTGCCGTTCTTCGCGCTGCTGACCTTCCTCATCGCGGTGCCGACCGGCGTGAAGTTCTTCAACTGGATCGGCACCATGTGGCGCGGGCACCTCTCCTTCGAGACGCCGATGCTCTTCGCCGTCGGCTTCCTCGTCACCTTCCTGTTCGGTGGCCTCACCGGCGTCATCCTCGCGTCGCCGCCGCTCGACTTCCACACCAGCGACACCTACTTCGTGGTGGCGCACTTCCACTACACGCTGTTCGGCAGCATGATCTTCGCGACCTTCGGCGGGATCTACTTCTGGTGGCCGAAGATCACCGGCCGGATGCTCGACGAGCGGCTCGGGAAGATCCACTTCTGGACGCTGCTCATCGGCTTCAACATGACCTTCCTCGTGCAGCACTGGCTCGGCGTGGCGGGCTTCCCGCGCCGGTACGCCGACTACGCCGCGACCGACGGCTTCACCAGGCTGAACGAGATCTCCACCGCCGGTGCCATCCTGCTGGGCATCTCTACCCTGCCGTTCATGTACAACATGTGGCGGACCTGGCGGAAGGCCCCGAAGGTCACCGTCAACGACCCGTGGGGTTACGGCTGCTCCCTCGAGTGGGCCACCTCCTGCCCGCCCCCGCGGCACAACTTCACCTCGCTGCCGCCGATCCGCTCGGAGCGGCCGGCGTTCGACCTCAAGTTCCCGTACCTGTCCGCCAAGCCTGCGGTGGAGGAGGCCGGGGCGGCCAAGCAGGGATTGGAGGAGGGTAGCCGATGA
- a CDS encoding cytochrome c oxidase subunit 4, translating to MKIQGWTFLIIGIFFGAATVVYWFWSQEPTGTTALAISVGLAFMVGYYLLYTARRTGEQPEDDKNANIEDHAGEIGFFSPYSWWPLWVCAAAALAFFGFVIGWWLFLIGLFATVLALIGFVFEHYRGRYSH from the coding sequence ATGAAGATTCAGGGCTGGACATTCCTCATCATCGGCATCTTCTTCGGGGCCGCCACCGTGGTGTACTGGTTCTGGTCCCAGGAACCGACCGGCACCACCGCTCTGGCGATCTCGGTCGGCCTCGCGTTCATGGTCGGCTACTACCTGCTCTACACGGCCCGCCGGACCGGTGAGCAGCCGGAGGACGACAAGAACGCGAACATCGAGGACCACGCAGGGGAGATCGGCTTCTTCAGCCCCTACAGCTGGTGGCCGCTGTGGGTCTGCGCCGCCGCGGCGCTGGCCTTCTTCGGCTTCGTCATCGGCTGGTGGCTCTTCCTCATCGGGCTGTTCGCGACGGTTCTCGCCCTGATCGGCTTCGTCTTCGAGCACTACCGGGGCCGCTACTCGCACTGA